In Lysinibacillus sp. FSL M8-0337, the following proteins share a genomic window:
- a CDS encoding hydantoinase/oxoprolinase family protein has protein sequence MAQTRLAIDVGGTFTDVFVFNEDTGEIFVTKTSSTPSNPEQGILNGVEKAELKGQDIKIFSHGTTVGTNALIERKLPKTALITTKGFRDVTEIRRGTKEDIWDTYKDTAKPYIQRRDRFEVNERIDYEGTVLQAIDEEEIRVLAKKLKRRGTESIAICFINSYVNGENEAKVKKILLEELPDVYICTSSEVLPEIFEHERMSTTIINAVLGPIMSNYISKLSNEMQKRGYEEEILVLHSGGGVMTSSTVPRYAARLASSGIAAGAIASKHIAKLCGFENAIGLDMGGTSTDISLMYKGQIRITKDWSIEYGYPIGFPSIEILTIGAGGGSLAWQDEGGSLRNGPQSAGAIPGPACYGHGGTEPTNSDANVVLGRLGVTLLDGMMQLDKGKAQQAVKKIAQAFNQTIEEAASAIIEVANANMSDAVRLISVRRGYDPRDFALVAFGGAGPLHAAHLAKDLNIPKVIIPTHPGVAAAMGCLLVDVRHDISKTFVKKANEVSVEELDIQYQALRKEAKALLEEEGISEETSTLMNYMDLRYKGQWRSLAVVVPDYVTSLEEVLAAFHQEHEREFAFSDKDQIVEIYGLRVTAIGTVPKPNFPQFAPTGSLQDAYKETRPVYFDGAYVETNVYYRDKIPVYAQLQGPAIVDQLDTTTVIPPGFTAEVDAYKNIIITVN, from the coding sequence ATGGCACAAACTCGCTTAGCAATAGATGTTGGTGGAACGTTTACAGATGTGTTTGTTTTTAATGAAGATACAGGAGAAATATTTGTCACAAAAACCTCATCCACACCATCAAACCCTGAACAGGGAATTTTAAATGGCGTTGAGAAGGCAGAGTTGAAAGGACAGGATATTAAAATTTTTTCTCATGGCACGACGGTTGGCACGAATGCATTAATTGAGCGAAAGCTACCGAAAACCGCTCTAATTACGACAAAAGGATTTCGCGATGTAACAGAAATACGTCGCGGCACAAAGGAGGATATTTGGGATACGTACAAAGATACGGCAAAGCCCTATATTCAACGCCGCGATCGTTTTGAAGTCAACGAGCGAATAGATTATGAAGGAACAGTATTGCAAGCTATCGATGAGGAAGAAATTCGGGTACTAGCAAAGAAATTGAAACGTCGCGGGACAGAATCCATTGCTATATGTTTTATCAATTCTTATGTGAATGGAGAAAACGAAGCAAAAGTGAAAAAGATTTTACTTGAGGAACTGCCAGATGTTTATATATGTACTTCAAGTGAAGTACTACCTGAAATATTCGAGCATGAGCGGATGAGTACAACGATTATTAATGCCGTTCTAGGACCAATCATGAGCAATTATATTAGTAAATTAAGCAATGAAATGCAAAAAAGAGGCTATGAGGAGGAAATTTTAGTTTTACATTCTGGCGGAGGTGTCATGACTTCTAGTACAGTGCCTCGCTATGCCGCTAGATTAGCGAGTTCAGGAATTGCTGCTGGAGCCATTGCTAGCAAACATATAGCAAAGTTATGTGGTTTTGAAAATGCGATAGGTTTGGATATGGGAGGAACGAGTACAGATATTTCACTGATGTACAAAGGACAAATTCGAATTACAAAGGATTGGTCTATTGAATATGGTTATCCAATAGGGTTTCCAAGTATTGAAATATTAACGATAGGTGCTGGTGGTGGTAGTTTAGCTTGGCAAGATGAAGGAGGATCATTACGAAATGGTCCGCAAAGTGCTGGTGCTATACCAGGTCCAGCCTGCTATGGTCATGGTGGTACAGAGCCAACAAACTCAGACGCTAATGTCGTTTTAGGACGTCTTGGTGTGACATTGTTAGATGGTATGATGCAATTAGATAAAGGCAAGGCACAGCAGGCTGTCAAAAAAATTGCGCAAGCTTTCAATCAGACAATTGAAGAAGCAGCGAGTGCCATTATTGAAGTTGCCAATGCCAATATGAGTGATGCCGTTCGTTTAATTTCTGTACGTCGGGGCTATGATCCACGTGATTTTGCCCTTGTAGCCTTTGGTGGTGCAGGACCACTTCATGCCGCACATTTAGCAAAAGATTTAAATATCCCGAAAGTCATTATCCCTACGCATCCGGGCGTAGCAGCAGCAATGGGGTGCTTACTTGTAGATGTACGCCACGATATTTCAAAAACGTTTGTAAAAAAAGCAAATGAAGTATCAGTCGAAGAGCTCGATATTCAATATCAAGCACTACGGAAAGAGGCGAAAGCACTATTAGAAGAAGAAGGGATTTCTGAAGAAACATCGACTTTGATGAATTATATGGATCTTCGCTATAAGGGACAATGGCGCTCCTTAGCGGTTGTGGTACCAGATTACGTCACTTCCTTGGAGGAAGTATTAGCAGCATTCCACCAAGAACATGAGCGAGAATTTGCATTTTCAGATAAGGACCAGATTGTTGAGATTTACGGTTTACGTGTGACTGCAATAGGTACAGTGCCAAAACCTAATTTCCCACAATTTGCACCAACTGGCTCCTTACAAGATGCTTATAAAGAGACACGACCTGTTTATTTTGATGGGGCATATGTTGAAACAAACGTTTATTATCGCGATAAAATTCCAGTGTATGCACAATTACAAGGTCCTGCAATTGTGGATCAATTAGATACGACAACGGTCATTCCACCAGGATTTACGGCTGAAGTAGATGCTTATAAAAATATCATTATTACCGTGAACTAA
- a CDS encoding hydantoinase B/oxoprolinase family protein, whose protein sequence is MSTTGLFLNNQIKNLDPVTFEVLKNGFVNLVDQMAEQMLRTCYSFVIYNRDFSCALCDAQGNTVMQGTQDISVHVGTLHLTAKAVLEDFANDIHPGDVFLVNDPYRGGTHFSDVRVILPVFHDDKLIALMQTNGHWADVGGSNPGSFDITAKEHYGEGLRIPPVRIYSKGQYLADVVNIIVMNMRIPEERIGDLRSQVEAAKVGEKQLNEMINKYGIDTVLLAFEEVQNYVERLTSAKIKALPKGQWETVDYIDMDPELGDGLIPVHVKMTIREDEIFYDLSGSHPAISCFLNAGFGSALSGIYAGTKTFFPEIPLNSGFYRVVKIHLPENTVVNAPSPIAVSGYCSGSFEKIMNACFELWSNIMPERAIACSFNLEYLLIGGYDQRQNNNGYFMWYDWMAGGHGGRVDRDGANTTSPVFGVGLSVQPCEGQERLSPVLTTKHEIITDSAGPGKYRGGCGVEKGGLLTDINNTVMSYCCDRSRSITWGIMGGLPSIAQGAILNPNQAGEEFLGTIFSNVALKKGDSFTRPSAGGGGLGDPLKRDVNAVLEDVIDEYVSLERAKLDYGVVIREIDRDIDAFEIDMAATVKERAYIRKNRQQWLETDPYEVERLYNTGEINQMDVVRRYGVIMDYKTNQILPISTKQYRTSMKKRSLAYWM, encoded by the coding sequence ATGAGTACAACAGGATTGTTCCTAAATAATCAAATTAAAAATCTAGATCCAGTAACATTTGAAGTGTTGAAAAATGGCTTTGTAAATTTAGTCGATCAAATGGCTGAACAAATGCTGCGTACTTGTTATTCTTTTGTTATTTATAATCGGGATTTTAGTTGTGCATTATGTGACGCACAAGGAAACACGGTTATGCAGGGAACACAAGATATTTCGGTACATGTCGGTACTTTACATCTAACAGCAAAAGCGGTTTTAGAGGATTTTGCAAATGACATTCACCCTGGTGACGTATTTTTAGTAAACGATCCATATCGGGGGGGCACGCATTTTAGCGATGTTCGGGTTATACTACCTGTTTTCCATGACGATAAGCTGATTGCCTTGATGCAAACAAACGGTCATTGGGCAGATGTAGGTGGTTCTAATCCAGGTTCTTTTGATATTACAGCAAAGGAACATTATGGAGAAGGATTACGAATACCCCCTGTACGCATTTATAGTAAAGGTCAGTATTTAGCAGATGTTGTGAATATTATCGTGATGAATATGCGTATTCCAGAGGAACGAATTGGCGATTTACGTTCACAAGTAGAAGCGGCTAAAGTTGGCGAAAAACAATTGAATGAGATGATTAACAAATATGGTATCGATACGGTTTTGCTAGCATTTGAAGAGGTACAAAATTATGTAGAACGTTTAACGAGTGCAAAGATTAAAGCCTTACCGAAAGGACAATGGGAAACAGTCGATTACATTGATATGGACCCAGAGCTAGGGGATGGCTTAATACCAGTGCATGTGAAAATGACAATTCGTGAAGATGAAATTTTCTATGATTTAAGTGGGTCACACCCTGCTATAAGTTGCTTTTTAAATGCTGGATTCGGTTCTGCACTTTCTGGTATTTATGCAGGAACTAAAACATTCTTTCCGGAAATTCCGTTAAATTCAGGGTTCTATCGAGTTGTCAAAATACATTTGCCCGAAAATACTGTTGTCAATGCTCCGAGTCCTATTGCGGTATCTGGCTATTGCTCAGGTTCTTTTGAAAAGATAATGAATGCATGTTTTGAGTTATGGTCGAACATTATGCCTGAACGTGCAATTGCTTGTTCATTTAACCTAGAGTATTTGTTAATTGGTGGCTACGATCAACGACAAAATAATAATGGGTATTTTATGTGGTATGACTGGATGGCAGGAGGACATGGTGGGCGTGTGGATCGTGATGGCGCAAATACGACATCACCTGTATTTGGGGTCGGTTTAAGTGTCCAACCGTGTGAAGGGCAAGAACGTTTGTCTCCTGTACTAACAACAAAACATGAGATTATTACAGATTCAGCAGGTCCGGGGAAATATCGCGGCGGCTGTGGTGTTGAAAAAGGTGGGCTATTAACGGATATAAACAATACAGTGATGTCGTACTGTTGTGACCGTTCTCGTTCCATTACGTGGGGCATTATGGGAGGCTTACCGTCCATTGCACAAGGGGCTATTTTAAATCCAAATCAAGCTGGTGAGGAATTTTTGGGTACCATTTTTTCTAATGTCGCATTGAAAAAAGGAGACTCCTTTACACGTCCATCTGCTGGCGGGGGAGGATTAGGTGATCCTCTGAAGCGGGATGTCAACGCAGTGTTAGAGGATGTAATTGATGAATATGTCTCGCTTGAACGTGCGAAACTTGATTATGGTGTTGTTATTCGTGAAATTGATCGCGATATTGACGCATTTGAAATTGATATGGCAGCTACTGTGAAAGAGCGAGCGTATATTCGAAAAAATCGTCAACAATGGCTTGAAACAGACCCCTATGAAGTGGAGCGTCTGTACAATACAGGTGAAATTAATCAAATGGACGTTGTACGTCGCTATGGCGTTATTATGGATTACAAAACAAATCAAATATTACCAATTTCCACGAAACAATATCGTACGTCCATGAAAAAACGTTCGTTAGCCTATTGGATGTAA
- the solA gene encoding N-methyl-L-tryptophan oxidase — MIYDVIIVGAGSMGMAAGYYLAKAGKNVLMLDAFDPPHEEGSHHGETRIIRFAYGEGASYVPFVLRAGQLWKELEAETSESLFLQTGVMNVGQSDHTFLQNVRRSAKLYDLPLEQYTAAEAMEKWPGLALPEDLVVCYEPTAGVLHVEACIAAYKKLALAQGALLHTNEKVHAIKTEDIVQIHTDSGFYEAKKLIVTAGAWASELLQTMNLSLPITPTRKTFAWFEADEQLYRDTTFPAYCFEFDDCAYYGFPSIHGAGLKLGRHDGGEPIDPNEPMRPFDNQDAADLQHFINRFMPQHGALAFGKTCKYSVTPDEHFIIDFLPNHRNIVIAAGFSGHGFKFSSSVGEVLTELILNGTSKQDLSLFQLNRFA; from the coding sequence ATGATTTATGATGTCATTATTGTGGGCGCTGGTTCAATGGGAATGGCGGCTGGTTATTATTTAGCGAAGGCAGGAAAAAACGTCCTTATGCTCGATGCTTTTGATCCACCACATGAAGAGGGCAGCCACCATGGCGAAACAAGAATTATTCGCTTTGCTTACGGTGAAGGAGCTAGTTATGTCCCTTTCGTACTACGCGCAGGACAACTTTGGAAAGAGCTTGAAGCGGAAACAAGTGAATCTTTATTTTTACAAACAGGTGTGATGAATGTTGGTCAATCAGATCATACCTTTCTTCAAAATGTTAGAAGAAGCGCGAAGCTATACGATTTACCTTTAGAACAGTATACAGCCGCCGAAGCGATGGAAAAATGGCCTGGATTAGCATTGCCTGAGGATTTAGTAGTGTGCTATGAACCAACTGCTGGTGTATTGCATGTAGAAGCTTGTATCGCTGCCTATAAAAAGTTAGCATTAGCACAAGGTGCCCTTTTACATACAAATGAAAAGGTCCACGCTATTAAGACCGAAGACATTGTACAGATACATACAGATAGTGGTTTTTATGAGGCAAAAAAACTCATTGTAACAGCAGGTGCTTGGGCATCGGAATTGCTCCAAACCATGAATCTTTCATTACCTATTACACCCACACGCAAAACATTTGCTTGGTTTGAAGCAGACGAACAGCTTTATCGTGACACTACGTTCCCCGCCTACTGTTTCGAATTTGATGATTGTGCCTATTACGGTTTTCCCAGCATTCATGGGGCAGGCTTGAAACTAGGTCGCCATGATGGTGGTGAACCGATTGACCCTAATGAGCCAATGCGTCCATTCGATAATCAGGATGCTGCTGATTTACAACATTTTATCAATCGCTTCATGCCACAGCATGGTGCACTTGCATTCGGCAAAACATGTAAATATTCTGTGACACCTGATGAACACTTTATCATTGATTTTTTACCTAATCATCGCAATATTGTCATTGCTGCAGGATTTTCTGGTCATGGCTTCAAATTTAGTAGCTCAGTTGGCGAAGTATTAACAGAACTTATTTTAAATGGTACAAGCAAGCAAGATTTATCACTTTTTCAGCTTAATCGCTTTGCCTAA
- a CDS encoding nitroreductase family protein: MSTTKTQSNLYTIMEERKSVRVYDPAFKIPQVELEAIIQEATSAPSSSNLQPWRFLVIQDEAVKTELRAIANNQEQVETSSAIIAVLGNAEMYKQVEQIYTQNVAEGHMGEAQKDLMITNTLRTYPAAPLEVRKNIATFDAGLISMQLMLIAKEKGYDTVTMGGFDKEKFAQRFDLPEHIFPVVLIAIGKAAAPAYGSSRLPLKDIARFI, translated from the coding sequence ATGTCGACAACTAAAACACAATCCAATCTATATACAATTATGGAAGAGCGTAAATCCGTTCGCGTCTATGATCCCGCTTTTAAAATTCCACAAGTAGAGCTTGAAGCAATTATTCAAGAAGCCACTAGCGCTCCGTCATCTAGTAACTTGCAACCATGGAGATTCCTAGTCATTCAAGACGAAGCTGTAAAAACAGAACTACGTGCTATTGCCAATAACCAAGAACAAGTTGAAACATCTTCTGCCATTATTGCAGTGTTAGGCAATGCCGAAATGTATAAGCAAGTTGAACAAATTTACACGCAAAATGTCGCAGAAGGGCATATGGGTGAAGCACAGAAGGATTTAATGATTACGAATACTCTACGTACTTACCCAGCTGCACCACTTGAAGTCAGAAAAAATATTGCTACATTTGATGCAGGTCTTATTTCCATGCAACTGATGCTGATTGCGAAAGAAAAAGGGTATGATACGGTGACAATGGGCGGATTTGATAAAGAGAAATTTGCTCAGCGTTTTGACTTACCGGAACATATTTTCCCTGTTGTTCTTATTGCTATCGGGAAAGCAGCAGCACCTGCTTATGGTTCATCGCGTTTACCATTAAAAGACATTGCTCGTTTTATTTAA